A stretch of Castanea sativa cultivar Marrone di Chiusa Pesio chromosome 2, ASM4071231v1 DNA encodes these proteins:
- the LOC142624541 gene encoding uncharacterized protein LOC142624541 isoform X1 produces MVGQYTVTKPSRSDEVLDVDQQLRIANEIKAQFESIAPKRPVKPNRSEPDSSTPTPVECTAVDQNIPELNKFQALQSQSHVMLSAEGVTGAQEEYVETQYYNELHSIDKQHHTTGNGFIRVVGEVGEGGYDIQLQEGTGGMAHTGFRSNPATNDWVPNIDEDQVLGVPYLESHRGRGFIT; encoded by the exons ATGGTGGGGCAGTATACGGTGACTAAACCAAGCCGCAGCGATGAGGTGTTGGATGTAGATCAACAATTGAGAATTGCAAATGAGATCAAAGCTCAGTTCGAGTCCATCGCCCCCAAGCGTCCTGTCAAGCCCAACAGAAGTGAACCTGACTCGTCAACACCAACCCCAGTGGAGTGCACAGCCGTAGACCAAAACATTCCTGAGCTTAACAAGTTCCAGGCCCTTCAATCGCAATCTCAC GTTATGCTTTCGGCAGAGGGAGTTACTGGGGCACAAGAAGAGTATGTGGAGACCCAGTACTACAACGAGTTGCACTCAATCGATAAACAGCATCACACG ACTGGGAATGGGTTTATAAGGGTGGTGGGAGAAGTAGGTGAAGGTGGATATGATATTCAGTTGCAAGAAGGAACAGGTGGGATGGCGCACACAGGCTTTAGAAGCAATCCTGCGACAAACGATTGGGTACCAAATATTGATGAAGATCAGGTACTGGGTGTTCCATATTTAGAATCTCATAGAGGAAGAGgatttataacataa
- the LOC142625363 gene encoding MFP1 attachment factor 1-like — MADAAAPKPENSKFSFSIWPPSQRIRDAVIVRLSETLSSSDSILSNSNLYQSVPADEASSAARIIEDQAFSAADVSSVADGDVDGKIETLSVYAKEISKRALEMLKSRAAQATTEELPSVK, encoded by the coding sequence ATGGCAGACGCTGCAGCACCCAAACCCGAAAACTCAAAATTCTCCTTCAGCATTTGGCCCCCCTCACAGCGGATCCGCGACGCCGTGATCGTCCGCCTCTCCGAAACCCTATCATCCTCCGATTCCATCCTCTCCAATTCCAACCTCTACCAATCCGTCCCCGCCGACGAGGCCTCCTCCGCCGCCCGCATCATTGAAGACCAGGCATTCTCCGCCGCCGACGTTTCCTCTGTCGCCGATGGTGACGTGGACGGAAAAATCGAGACCCTTAGTGTGTACGCGAAGGAGATCAGCAAGCGAGCTTTGGAAATGCTCAAATCTAGGGCTGCTCAGGCCACTACTGAGGAACTCCCTTCTGTTAAGTAA
- the LOC142625364 gene encoding serine--tRNA ligase-like encodes MAGEDATEMTKTTEENRRSAAEKEAEVREVLQNLNSKLLLIGNIVHDSVPISDDEANNEVIRAWGEKRLEPKLKNHVDLVKLLGIADFKEGAHIAGGRGFYLKGDGVCLNQALINFGLDFLEKRGHTLLHTPFFMRKEVMVRCAQLAQFDEELYKVTGEGDDKYLIATAEQPLCAYHLEDWIHPSELPIRYAGYLSCFRKKAGAHGRDTLGIFRVHQFEKVEQFCITSPDNDESWAMHEEMIKNSEDFYKMLNLPYQVVSIVSGALNDVASKNLSCGFICMAKRSQTCKSGSYTLKMTLEDGNNQLLTCISFKFSISFGSSASDS; translated from the exons atggcAGGTGAAGATGCCACTGAGATGACAAAAACTACAGAGGAGAATAGGAGGTCAGCAGCAGAGAAAGAAGCTGAAGTTCGGGAAGttttacaaaatttgaattcaaaattgcTATTAATTGGTAATATTGTTCATGATTCAGTTCCAATCAGCGATGACGAG GCAAATAATGAGGTGATCCGAGCATGGGGTGAGAAACGATTGGAGCCAAAACTAAAGAATCATGTTGATCTTGTTAAGCTCCTTGGAATTGCAGATTTTAAAGA AGGTGCCCATATAGCAGGAGGCAGAGGCTTCTATTTGAAAGGAGATGGCGTGTGTCTTAATCAAGCTCTTATTAACTTTGGTCTTGATTTTTTGGAGAAAAGGGGACATACATTATTGCATACTCCATTCTTCATGAGAAAAGAGGTCATGGTTAGGTGTGCTCAATTAgcacaatttgatgaagagctTTACAag GTAACAGGTGAGGGAGATGACAAATATCTGATTGCTACTGCTGAACAGCCGCTTTGTGCGTATCATTTGGAAGATTGGATCCATCCTTCTGAGCTACCAATAAG GTATGCTGGATATTTGTCTTGCTTCCGTAAAAAGGCTGGTGCACATGGTCGAGATACTCTGGGAATATTCAGAGTTCATCAGTTTGAGAAGGTGGAGCAGTTTTGTATTACCAGCCCTGATAATGATGAATCTTGGGCCATGCATGAGGAAATGATCAAAAACTCTGAAGATTTCTACAAGATG CTAAACCTCCCCTATCAAGTTGTTTCTATCGTTTCTGGTGCTCTGAATGATGTAGCTTCAAAGAATCTTTCATGTGGATTCATATGCATGGCTAAGAGAAGCCAAACTTGCAAATCA GGCTCTTACACTCTCAAGATGACACTGGAGGATGGTAACAATCAACTGTTGACCTGCATTAGCTTCAAATTCAGTATCAGCTTTGGATCTTCTGCGTCTGATAGTTGA
- the LOC142624541 gene encoding uncharacterized protein LOC142624541 isoform X2 has product MVGQYTVTKPSRSDEVLDVDQQLRIANEIKAQFESIAPKRPVKPNRSEPDSSTPTPVECTAVDQNIPELNKFQALQSQSHVMLSAEGVTGAQEEYVETQYYNELHSIDKQHHTTGNGFIRVVGEVGEGGYDIQLQEGTGGMAHTGFRSNPATNDWVPNIDEDQGFVSSKPNRSESS; this is encoded by the exons ATGGTGGGGCAGTATACGGTGACTAAACCAAGCCGCAGCGATGAGGTGTTGGATGTAGATCAACAATTGAGAATTGCAAATGAGATCAAAGCTCAGTTCGAGTCCATCGCCCCCAAGCGTCCTGTCAAGCCCAACAGAAGTGAACCTGACTCGTCAACACCAACCCCAGTGGAGTGCACAGCCGTAGACCAAAACATTCCTGAGCTTAACAAGTTCCAGGCCCTTCAATCGCAATCTCAC GTTATGCTTTCGGCAGAGGGAGTTACTGGGGCACAAGAAGAGTATGTGGAGACCCAGTACTACAACGAGTTGCACTCAATCGATAAACAGCATCACACG ACTGGGAATGGGTTTATAAGGGTGGTGGGAGAAGTAGGTGAAGGTGGATATGATATTCAGTTGCAAGAAGGAACAGGTGGGATGGCGCACACAGGCTTTAGAAGCAATCCTGCGACAAACGATTGGGTACCAAATATTGATGAAGATCAG GGCTTTGTCTCCTCAAAGCCAAATCGGAGCGAGAGTTCTTAG